In Seriola aureovittata isolate HTS-2021-v1 ecotype China chromosome 17, ASM2101889v1, whole genome shotgun sequence, a genomic segment contains:
- the LOC130184573 gene encoding uncharacterized protein LOC130184573, giving the protein MVSLEPYGNLIREMIAQNLSHADISTYLLQLGVQQGCSEMSVRRFCAHHNISRRGHVSDTKLEVAISRAINQTGSTYGRKMMTGYLSAMGVVAGERRVGEILRTIHCPYHEMRKRGARNLNPVPYSAAYMGHKVHIDQNEKLVMFGVTHVLAIDGYSSKVVAHATMPVKNNLTIYEDVYRSAVLEYGMWDQVRVDQGREFYLSLYMQEMLSNHRHNLQRQPYLQTQSTKNHMVERMWVEINNRVNYPLKEALMQLQDQEVLNMDDNVTRYCTSNLTAELCKIGITRAVLAWNAHRIPGKGTPNRLAERGCPKKLGEDLLPHASQAADMYQQDVGSSLTRVSCFGTDPFSTEDDKISAEQRFAEEYPDISVLLDNVVNYNFVPFQDALLYLINITQQYA; this is encoded by the exons ATGGTGTCTCTCGAGCCTTATGGAAATTTAATAAGAGAAATGATAGCGCAAAATCTCTCACACGCGGACATTTCCACGTATTTATTACAATTAGGTGTGCAGCAAGGATGTTCTGAAATGAGTGTCAGGAGGTTTTGTGCACATCACAACATTTCCAGGAGGGGACATGTATCCGACACAAAATTAGAGGTTGCTATCAGCAGGGCAATAAATCAG ACAGGGTCAACATATGGCCGAAAGATGATGACCGGGTACCTGTCTGCAATGGGAGTGGTTGCTGGTGAACGCCGGGTGGGGGAGATTTTGAGAACAATTCATTGTCCCTACCACGAAATGCGCAAACGT GGCGCACGTAACCTTAACCCCGTCCCCTACAGTGCTGCATACATGGGACACAAAGTCCACATCGACCAGAACGAGAAATTAGTCATGTTTGGGGTGACACATGTTCTTGCCATAGATGGGTACAGCAGTAAGGTCGTTGCCCACGCAACCATGCCTGTCAAAAATAACCTCACAATCTATGAGGACGTTTACAG ATCAGCAGTTCTTGAATATGGGATGTGGGACCAGGTGAGGGTGGACCAGGGCCGGGAATTTTACTTGTCCCTCTACATGCAGGAGATGCTGTCTAACCACAGACACAACTTGCAAAGGCAACCATATCTGCAAACTCAGTCTACAAAG AATCATATGGTAGAACGAATGTGGGTAGAGATCAACAACCGAGTAAATTACCCATTGAAGGAGGCCCTCATGCAGCTGCAGGATCAGGAAGTCCTCAACATGGACGACAACGTCACCAGATACTGTACATCTAACCTTACTGCTGAGCTGTGCAAGATTGGCATAACAAGAGCTGTACTTGCATGGAATGCACACAGAATCCCAG GCAAAGGAACACCCAATCGTTTGGCAGAAAGAGGATGTCCAAAAAAACTAGGAGAGGACTTGTTGCCACATGCCTCCCAAGCAGCAGACATGTACCAGCAGGATGTTGGCTCTTCACTGACAAGAGTCTCCTGCTTTGGAACGGACCCCTTCTCAACTGAGGACGACAAAATATCAGCAGAACAACGTTTTGCTGAGGAGTACcctgatatttcagttttattagaCAACGTGGTAAACTATAACTTTGTACCTTTTCAGGATGCATTGCTCTATCTGATAAACATTACGCAACAATatgcatga
- the LOC130184574 gene encoding uncharacterized protein LOC130184574: protein MDSSYILFKGNKRLTLKEDDMIGDKIARIFQVYAPSLYITDDDNVAIFPGSAGHFSCLDLRPRGHYEVHGDDIGLPVAEQTHPLSGQNRFQFHRTAQPTAALGSPAQAVAPTPPRASMSNTFQRSVFIAELSQGKLKPARMVVLRLFEFEATTTGILAKIHDALQSDDPLILTDAQGNEIVDSEGTRGSKYWKQNAKKFLAVPENIFHEFQQGTKGKKLSHKDMDSTSLQEVHDKIEEVILAAQGLSEVTTVIKDLSKHASNTTGAMLVLTHTMITHVKDAFGCIVCKGLMEEPVMAVCCKSFVGCKNCVDQWMLTSDQCLKCRADEFSVNAHRLISLDNVLSILGGVIKM from the exons ATGGACTCGAGTTATATCCtttttaaaggaaacaaaaggctaACGCTTAAGGAGGACGACATGATTGGAGATAAAATCGCCAGAATATTCCAG GTATATGCTCCTAGCCTGTATATAACTGATGATGACAATGTGGCGATATTCCCGGGATCGGCTGGACATTTCAGCTGCTTGGACCTAAGACCTCGTGGCCACTATGAGGTTCATGGGGATGATATTGGTCTGCCAGTTGCTGAGCAGACTCATCCATTGTCAGGCCAGAACCGTTTCCAGTTCCACCGTACAGCACAGCCCACTGCTGCTCTAGGGTCACCTGCTCAGGCCGTAGCTCCCACACCCCCCCGAGCAAGCATGAGTAACACCTTCCAAAG GTCTGTTTTCATTGCTGAGCTCAGCCAGGGGAAACTTAAGCCTGCTCGTATGGTTGTACTCAGACTGTTTGAGTTTGAAGCCACAACCACAGGTATCCTTGCAAAAATACACGATGCCCTGCAGAGTGATGACCCTCTCATCCTGACTGATGCCCAGGGAAATGAAATTGTGGACTCCGAAGGGACAAGAG GCTCCAAGTATTGGAAGCAAAATGCAAAGAAGTTTCTTGCTGTCCCAGAGAACATCTTCCATGAGTTCCAGCAAGGAACAAAGGGAAAGAAACTGAG TCATAAAGATATGGACTCCACAAGTCTTCAGGAGGTCCATGACAAAATAGAAGAAGTGATCTTGGCTGCTCAAGGACTGAGTGAAGTCACCACAGTCATCAAGGACCTGTCAAAACATGCCAGCAACACCACGGGCGCCATGCTGGTTCTGACCCACACCATGATAACACACGTGAAGGATGCCTTTGGTTGTATTGTGTGCAAAG GGCTAATGGAAGAACCTGTGATGGCCGTATGCTGCAAAAGCTTTGTCGGCTGCAAAAACTGCGTTGACCAGTGGATGCTGACATCCGACCAGTGCCTCAAATGCAGGGCAGATGAGTTCTCTGTCAATGCACACAGGCTGATCAGTCTGGACAATGTTCTCTCCATACTGGGTGGTGTAATTAAGATGTGA